From the genome of Streptomyces sp. NBC_00523:
CGTTGGACGTGGCGTGCGACTGGAGGTTCGTCGCGGCCTTCACGACGTCCTTGGGGCCGATGATCCACCCGACCCGCCAGCCGGTCATCGCGTACGTCTTGGCGACGCCGTTGACCACGATGCACTTGTCGCGCAGCTCCGGCACGACCGCCGGGAGCGAGGTGAACTTCGCGTCCCCGTAGACCAGGTGCTCGTAGATCTCGTCGGTCATCACCCAGAGGCCGTGCTCGACGGCCCAGCGGCCGATCGCCTCGGTGTCGGCCTCGCTGTAGACCGCGCCGGTCGGGTTCGACGGGGAGACGAACAGGACGACCTTCGTACGCTCGGTACGGGCCGCCTCCAGCTGCTCCACGGAGACCCGGTAACCGGTGGTCTCGTCGGCCACGACCTCCACCGGGACGCCGCCGGCCAGCCGGATCGACTCGGGGTAGGTGGTCCAGTACGGGGCCGGGACGATGACCTCGTCGCCCGGGTCGAGGATCGCGGCGAACGCCTCGTAGATCGCCTGCTTGCCGCCGTTGGTCACCAGGATCTGGGACGCGTCGACCTCGTAACCGGAGTCGCGCAGCGTCTTCTCCGCGATGGCGGCCTTGAGCTCGGGGAGCCCGCCCGCCGGGGTGTAGCGGTGGTACTTCGGGGTGCGGCACGCCTCGACGGCGGCGTCCACGATGTAGCCGGGGGTCGGGAAGTCGGGCTCGCCCGCACCGAAGCCGATCACCGGGCGGCCGGCGGCCTTGAGGGCCTTGGCCTTGGCGTCGACGGCGAGGGTGGCGGACTCGGAGATGGCACCGATGCGGGCGGAGACCCGGCTCTCGGACGGAGAAGTAGCAGCGCTCATGCCCCCATGCTCGCAGACCGTTTTCCGCGTCGGCACAGGGGTTTCAGGGACCGGACAGCACTCGGACAGCATGCGGACACGAAGCGACCAGGAGCGATCAGCAGCTTTCTGTTCGACGCCGGGCCGCTGAGCACGTACACTCTCCTGTCGTTGGCCTTCACCAGCCGCACCGTTCCTGCACTCGGGTCATCCGGGAACATGCGGTAGGTTGGTGGAATCCACAAAGGGTCGTAGCTCAATTGGTAGAGCACTGGTCTCCAAAACCAGCGGTTGGGGGTTCAAGTCCCTCCGGCCCTGCTACACACTCCTTCGCCAGGATGTGTGCGCATGTACGTACTTCAATGCACCGCCGTGCGGCTCCACCGGGCGCGGCACGGCCACGACCCGGAATCAGGTGAGAAGCGTGACGGACGCCGTGGGCTCCATCGACAAGCCTGATGCCGAGGACGAGGCCCCCGAGTCGAAGAAGAAGACCCGGAAGGGCGGCAAGCGCGGCAAGAAGGGCCCTCTGGGCCGTCTCGCGCTCTTCTACCGCCAGATCGTCGCGGAGCTCCGCAAGGTCGTCTGGCCGACGCGCAACCAGCTGACGACGTACACCACTGTGGTGATTGCGTTCGTCGTCGTCATGATCGGCCTCGTAACCGTGATTGACTTCGGTTTCGCGCGGGTCATCAAGTACGTCTTCGGCTGATCCACGCGAAGGGCGCCTGATGGGCGCCCCTTTCGCATGTTCCACCCATCTGTATCCAGGAAGAAGCCACCGTGTCTGACCCGAACCTGAACGACGCCGTCGAGCCGACGGCGGGCGCCTTCGAGTCCGCCGAGGACGAGCTCGACATCGTCGAGGCGGCGGACGCCGAGGAGTCGGACCAGGCCGAAGCCGCCGACGCCGACGAGGCCGGCGACGAGGCGTCCGAGGACACCGCCGAGGAGACCGCGGACGCGGCCGACGAGGAGGAGGCCGAGCCGGCCGAGCCCGTCGACCCCGTCACGGCCCTGCGCGAAGAGCTCCGCGGGCTGCCGGGCGAGTGGTACGTCATCCACACGTACGCCGGTTACGAGAAGCGTGTGAAGGCCAACCTGGAGCAGCGCGCCGTCTCGCTGAACGTGGAGGAGTTCATCTATCAGGCCGAGGTGCCTGAGGAGGAAATCGTCCAGATCAAGAACGGCGAGCGCAAGAACGTCCGTCAGAACAAGCTCCCGGGCTACGTCCTGGTGCGCATGGACCTGACGAACGAGTCCTGGGGCGTCGTCCGCAACACCCCCGGTGTCACCGGCTTCGTGGGCAACGCCTACGACCCGTACCCGCTGACGCTGGACGAGATCGTCAAGATGCTCGCTCCGGAGGCCGAGGAGAAGGCCGCCCGCGAGGCCGCCGAGGCCGAGGGCAAGCCGGCTCCGGCCCGCAAGGTCACCGTCGAGGTCCTCGACTTCGAGGTCGGCGACTCGGTCACCGTCACCGACGGCCCGTTCGCGACGCTGCAGGCGACGATCAACGAGATCAACGCCGACTCGAAGAAGGTCAAGGGCCTGGTCGAGATCTTCGGTCGCGAGACCCCGGTCGAGCTGAGCTTCGACCAGATCCAGAAGAACTGAGCTTTCCGCCCGCTTCTG
Proteins encoded in this window:
- the nusG gene encoding transcription termination/antitermination protein NusG, whose amino-acid sequence is MSDPNLNDAVEPTAGAFESAEDELDIVEAADAEESDQAEAADADEAGDEASEDTAEETADAADEEEAEPAEPVDPVTALREELRGLPGEWYVIHTYAGYEKRVKANLEQRAVSLNVEEFIYQAEVPEEEIVQIKNGERKNVRQNKLPGYVLVRMDLTNESWGVVRNTPGVTGFVGNAYDPYPLTLDEIVKMLAPEAEEKAAREAAEAEGKPAPARKVTVEVLDFEVGDSVTVTDGPFATLQATINEINADSKKVKGLVEIFGRETPVELSFDQIQKN
- a CDS encoding pyridoxal phosphate-dependent aminotransferase, translating into MSAATSPSESRVSARIGAISESATLAVDAKAKALKAAGRPVIGFGAGEPDFPTPGYIVDAAVEACRTPKYHRYTPAGGLPELKAAIAEKTLRDSGYEVDASQILVTNGGKQAIYEAFAAILDPGDEVIVPAPYWTTYPESIRLAGGVPVEVVADETTGYRVSVEQLEAARTERTKVVLFVSPSNPTGAVYSEADTEAIGRWAVEHGLWVMTDEIYEHLVYGDAKFTSLPAVVPELRDKCIVVNGVAKTYAMTGWRVGWIIGPKDVVKAATNLQSHATSNVANVSQAAALAAVSGDLDAVAEMRTAFDRRRRTIVKMLNDIDGVFCPEPEGAFYAYPSVKDLLGKEIRGKRPQTSVELAALILDEAEVAVVPGEAFGTPGYLRLSYALGDDDLVEGVSRLQKLLGEAKA
- the secE gene encoding preprotein translocase subunit SecE encodes the protein MTDAVGSIDKPDAEDEAPESKKKTRKGGKRGKKGPLGRLALFYRQIVAELRKVVWPTRNQLTTYTTVVIAFVVVMIGLVTVIDFGFARVIKYVFG